A portion of the Pseudorasbora parva isolate DD20220531a chromosome 1, ASM2467924v1, whole genome shotgun sequence genome contains these proteins:
- the LOC137082478 gene encoding uncharacterized protein: protein MSRTMSELYGLLGIKSIRTSVYHPQTDGLVERFNRTLKSMIRKFVQEDAKNWDRWLEPLLFAVREVPQASTGFSPFELLYGRQPRGVLDVLRETWEEGPSLAKNEIQYVMDLRTKLHTLGRLSRENLLQAQDRQSRSYNRGTKLRKFTPGEKVLVLLPTSSSKLMSKWQGPFEVARQIGELDYEVIRSDRNGARQIYHLNLLKKWNEVESVLLATVIGGEDDLGPEASIKAQSVALAPGGDHLSPLQLTDLSKLQAEFADVFSPLPGRTDLIQHHIETEPGVVVRSRPYRLPEHKKKVVQEELGAMLDMGVIEESNSDWASPIVLVPKTDGSVRFCVDYRKVNAVSKFDAYPMPRVDELLDRLGTARFYSTLDLTKGYWQIPLSPLSKEKTAFTTPYDNEKTIIKAQLLEGKR, encoded by the coding sequence atgtcacgcacgatgagcgaactctacggattattgggcattaaatccattcgaacaagcgtctatcacccacaaacggacggcttggtcgaacgatttaatcgcactcttaaatccatgatccgtaagttcgtacaggaagacgccaaaaattgggatcggtggttagaacccctcttatttgccgtgcgggaggttccacaagcctccacggggttttcccccttcgagcttctctacggacgacagccacggggggtgctggacgtcctacgagaaacttgggaggagggaccttctttggccaaaaacgaaattcagtacgtcatggacttgcgaacaaaactccacaccttggggcggctatctagggagaatttgttgcaagcccaggaccgccagagccggtcatataacaggggtacaaaactacgcaaattcacaccgggagagaaagtgctcgttctactccctacgtcgagctcaaaattaatgtcaaagtggcaggggccgtttgaggtcgcacgacagataggagagctcgattatgaagtgatacgatccgataggaacggggcacgtcaaatataccacctcaacctgctaaaaaaatggaatgaggtggaatcagtgttgttggcaacggtgatcgggggagaggatgatctcgggccagaggcgagcattaaagcgcaatcagtcgcgctggcccctgggggagatcacctctcaccgttacaactcactgatttatcaaaattgcaggcggagttcgctgacgtgttctcgcccctaccgggacgtaccgacttgattcagcaccatatcgagaccgagccgggcgtggtagttcgcagccggccgtatcgcttgcctgaacacaagaaaaaagtagttcaggaagaattaggcgcaatgctcgacatgggagtaatcgaggagtccaacagtgactgggcgagcccgatagttttggtccccaaaacagacggctcggtcaggttctgtgtggactaccgcaaggtgaacgctgtgtcgaaattcgacgcgtatccaatgccgcgggttgacgagttgcttgatcggttaggcacggctcgattttattcgacactggacttaacaaagggctattggcagatccccttgtctccattgtccaaagaaaagacagctttcaccacgccgt